Sequence from the Miscanthus floridulus cultivar M001 chromosome 16, ASM1932011v1, whole genome shotgun sequence genome:
GAAAGTCTTATATTTTGGGTGTTCCCTCGAGATAGCCTTAAACCCTCGTCAAAACCGCTGCACACCGAATATTTCCATTTCTACCCTTTCCTCGCCTCCgccccctgccgccgccgccgtcgccgcagcCATGGCGTCGCGGCGCTGCCTCCTGCGCCTCCTCTCGAGCCGCCTCGTTCCTCAGAGATCTCGGCCTCTTGCACCGGTCTCGATCGCGACCGGAACTCTGACCTCTTTGTCCGAGCCCCTCGGTCCCCCAGCTCCCCGGGCCCTCGCCTCCCCCCGGCTGTACTACCCCTCGCGCTGCCACTTCGCGACCCGCTCCTCCggtgacgaggacgacgacgaataCGAAGAAGAGCACTACGACGAGGAGGGGAGCGAGGGGGAATGgggggacgaggaggaggcggtggcggcgaagAAACCGTGCGGGAAGACGGAAGAGGAGAAGGTAGCGGAGGCGGCGGAGATCGGGTACAAGGTGTTGGGACCGCTCGGGGCTGACGAGAAACCCTTCAAGCCCTACGAGCCCGTCTTCGTTGTCGTACAGGTCTGCTCCATTTGTCACCAGTCTTTCGATTTTTGAGGCTGGGGTTTGGATCTTGTGCGTGATTGCGTGTGATTATTTCTGGCTGCAGATCGGCTCGCATCAATTCAAGGTGAGCAATGGCGACTCCATCTTCACGGAGAGGTTGAAGTTCTGTGATGTGAATGACAAGGTAAGAACTGCGCTCATAGTGCGACCTGACTTTTGTGTGATTTGGGCATTTGACTGTAATTAGTTAATGAGGCTGTGACTTGTGTGATTAATAGTTGTGATGTTTGAGGTTGCGTAGTATGGAAGCTTTATGTTCTTTCCTGtttcatgtattatcttcatATATAGTTAAATTGCAATAAGATAATGTTGCTATACTTGATCGTGTGATGGTATTTAGAATTTCCTGAACTTGTAATGGAACCCCAGTGGCCAGTGATATAACTCTTTTTATCTACTAGGGCTTGGACCAGTAATTCTGCTCAAATTTATGTTGAAACTGAGCCTTGGACCATAGGTTCTAGTTATTTAATCTAGGAGAATGTATTTTTAGTCTCATATTTTCTTCTGGATTCCTAGATCAAGATTGTAGCATCTTGAGTTGTGATTAGTGGATTGAGAAGGATTATTGTTCAGGCCTTGTTGTTTTAGTTGGATATATGTAGTATGTCAGTATGTGTTTTTCATGatattttctttagtttattaAAAACTACAAGTTAAGAAGCGCAATGTACTATGTAGCTTCAtgaattccttttatgatgctaCCAACTAGCATAGGTCTCTTTGTGGCATCCTGTGTATTTTATTATATTCATGATTTGCTGATGGTGCTGTTGTCTGATTGACTTTACTGCAGTTGGTCTTAAACCGAGTTCTCATGCTTGGTTCGCAAACTCAAACAGTTATTGGGAGGCCAATACTACCTGATGCTACTGTTCATGCTGTTGTAGAAGAACACGTAAGATGGACAGTTGAACCACTAATTTCTTGACCTCTGTTTTTTTGTTGCTAGAACATTTTTCACCATTGAAATTTATGAAATGATTACTAAACTCAGTTTTATCAAAACAAGTCAATAAGTGTATCCACTCGATTAGTGGAATTTTGGAATGCAAAATTTCAGGCACTTTCTGTGTATCTGTGTATCAAAACAATTCAGGCCCTTTCTGTGTATCTGTGCCAATTTCAGATTTATTTGAGTGTATTTATTTTAGTAATTTGGTTGGTATGCATGCCTATCTACTTACTTAGTAGTGACAATTTAAACCTACTGAGTACTGATTTTGATGCATTTGAAGTGGCCTAGCTGATAGGACTATAGGAGTAGTCACATTGACAGCGCTGGAGAAGCCTTATATCCTTATTTCAGTTGTGATAATCATCTGCATTTTGTACACATTTTCTAGTGTACTGTTATGTTTGTATTACTTGATGATTGTATTTTGTAACATGTAAATCGTGCATCTCATTCTTTATTTAATCAAGTCTTGTCCTGAAGGCATGTTCaagtatacaacaacaacaacaacaacaaagcctttaagtcccaaacaagttggggtaggctagagttgaaacccagcagaagcaatcaaggttcaggcacgtgaatagctgttttccaagcactcctatctaaggctaagtctttgggtatattccatcctttcaagtctccttttattgtctgtacccaagtcaacttcggtcttcctctgcctctcttcacgttactatcctggcttaggattccactacgcaccagtgcctctggaggtctccgttggacatgtccaaaccatctcaaccggtgttgaacaagtttttcttcaattggtgctacccctaatctatcacgtatatcatcgttccgaactcgatcccttcttgtatgatcgcaaatccaacgcaacatatgcatttccgcgacacttatctgttgaacatgtcttttcgtaggccaacattctgcaccatacaacaaagcaggtctaatcgccgtcctataaaacttgccttttagcttttgtggtacccttttgtcacataggacaccagatgcttggcgccacttcatccaccctgctttgattctatggctaacatcttcatcaatatccccgtctctctgtagcattgatcctaaatatcgaaaggtattcttcctaggcactacttgaccttccaaactaatatcttcctcctcccgagtagtagtgccgaagtcacatttcatatactcagttttagttctactgagtctaaaacctttggactccaaagtctcctgctATAACTCCAGATTCTgtttcactcctgtccggctttcatcaactagcactacatcgtccgcgaaaagcatacaccaaggaatgtccccttgtat
This genomic interval carries:
- the LOC136513307 gene encoding large ribosomal subunit protein bL21m-like — encoded protein: MASRRCLLRLLSSRLVPQRSRPLAPVSIATGTLTSLSEPLGPPAPRALASPRLYYPSRCHFATRSSGDEDDDEYEEEHYDEEGSEGEWGDEEEAVAAKKPCGKTEEEKVAEAAEIGYKVLGPLGADEKPFKPYEPVFVVVQIGSHQFKVSNGDSIFTERLKFCDVNDKLVLNRVLMLGSQTQTVIGRPILPDATVHAVVEEHALDAKVIIFKKKRRKNYRRTKGHRQELTKLRITNIEGIDKPETAAVAA